A window of the Miscanthus floridulus cultivar M001 chromosome 14, ASM1932011v1, whole genome shotgun sequence genome harbors these coding sequences:
- the LOC136505535 gene encoding thaumatin-like pathogenesis-related protein 4, which yields MVSTTRVSSVLFLLAAFTASASAATFTIKNNCGYTVWPAGIPVGGGTQLDPGQTWTVNVPPGTSGRFWGRTGCSFNGGSGHCDSGDCAGALSCTLSGQPATLAEYTIGGTGNPQDYYDISVVDGYNQPMAFSCSTGVGLVCTYPSCPDAYQYPTDDTKTHSCSANSNYQVTFCP from the coding sequence ATGGTGTCCACTACTCGCGTGTCCTCggtcctcttcctcctcgccgccTTCACTGCCAGTGCAAGCGCAGCCACCTTCACCATAAAGAACAATTGTGGTTACACAGTGTGGCCGGCAGGCATCCCTGTCGGCGGGGGCACGCAGCTGGACCCAGGCCAGACATGGACCGTCAACGTGCCCCCCGGCACCAGCGGCAGGTTCTGGGGCCGCACCGGCTGTTCCTTCAACGGTGGAAGCGGCCACTGCGACAGCGGCGACTGCGCTGGTGCGCTCTCCTGCACGCTCTCCGGACAGCCGGCAACACTGGCCGAGTACACCATCGGTGGCACTGGCAACCCGCAGGATTACTACGACATCTCGGTTGTTGATGGCTACAACCAGCCAATGGCCTTCTCCTGCAGCACCGGCGTTGGGCTGGTGTGCACGTACCCTAGCTGCCCCGACGCGTACCAGTATCCGACCGATGATACCAAGACCCATTCATGCAGCGCCAACAGCAACTACCAGGTGACCTTCTGCCCGTGA
- the LOC136505498 gene encoding thaumatin-like pathogenesis-related protein 4, with protein sequence MASTSMSSVLFLLVATFAASASAATFTVKNNCSSTVWPAAIPVGGGTQLEPGQTWTVDVLAGRFWGRTGCSFVGGSGHCNTGDCAGALNCTVSGQPPTTLAEFSIGGTEDFYDISVIDGYNLPMAFSCSTGAGLVCTSPTCPEAYRFPDDDSKTPGCSGNSNYQLTFCP encoded by the coding sequence ATGGCGTCCACTTCCATGTCCTCGGTTCTCTTCCTCCTCGTCGCAACCTTCGCCGCCAGTGCCAGCGCGGCCACCTTCACCGTCAAAAACAACTGCAGTTCCACGGTGTGGCCGGCAGCCATCCCGGTCGGCGGAGGCACGCAGCTAGAGCCAGGACAGACGTGGACCGTCGACGTTCTCGCCGGCAGGTTCTGGGGCCGCACCGGCTGTTCCTTCGTGGGAGGAAGCGGCCACTGCAACACCGGCGACTGCGCTGGCGCCCTCAACTGCACCGTGTCCGGGCAGCCACCCACGACGCTGGCCGAGTTCAGCATCGGCGGTACCGAGGATTTCTATGACATCTCCGTGATTGACGGCTACAACCTGCCCATGGCCTTCTCCTGCAGCACCGGCGCTGGCCTGGTGTGCACGAGCCCCACCTGCCCGGAGGCGTACCGGTTTCCGGACGACGATTCCAAGACCCCTGGGTGCAGCGGCAACAGCAACTACCAGCTCACCTTCTGTCCATGA